aatctaaattttcattttgtattggctttgaataattttcttcgcTTAAGTGATCAATGCATGTTTTACTTTGCTTTAATTTGATGTATGATATTTCAATCTAGATTTCGTTGGTGCATTGTTTAGTTTTTgccattaaagattaaaaaactaaattgcaCTGAATaagttatgatttttattttcaccgtAGTGTTATATAAATCTATCTTCAACTTCATTGTCATATACTTCAACTTGTGATGAGGTTTTGTTGAACGAcacttcatatttctttttttacgtgATAAAACATGATCAACAGATGATTTAATTAGCATTGAAAccaaataatcgattttttttctcacgtAATTTCAAATTgccttaaatattcaattaaatgcaGTTGCCTCGCATATTTTGTTATATGTGGAAATTGCGTACAGAACTTTCCTATGATGttttggattcaataatttatttaaattctcggTTCAATATCCTTTTACTGCTTAGCtaaattaacgaaattaaaatatactgaaattcaaattagaCAAACAACGAGGTGTTGTCACTCTAAACTCGgttgtttttaattacataaatgcCCCCGAATcgtaaaatgaaataatctaatTCGTTGTCCCTTATCGTTATGAAATTGCTTagtattagttttgaaatatttgaaagagaCTAGTATTGGATACCGTTTGTTGAGGTCCTCTCCTTTAATTTGGAGTTTCAGGGATTAATCGAATTGACTATAGCATTCTAAAAAAACTCTTGCCATTTTAATTTCCTAAGAGTTATCCTCATCTTCAACTATTTCTTGgtgtaacaaaatttcttatttctattttctgtAAATCTATATCCGTAAAATTCAGTTGATTGGATTTGTCTTTGAGATTTAATGTTAGAGTTTCGCAAACTTTCAAAATAGCTGTTACTTAGAtcgttcaaaatatataattttacctgtaaatactttattttggatatttctgtctgttaatggaattatttaaaagatattaataactttaataaaaaattatatatattttaagaaagggaaaaatttatctgtaaatgctctaaaacattttacaatttaataaatttttgtaaatttttattttcataaatacatGCGATGGATTCTTTAGCAATAAAACggatgattttatttgaaattgcatataaatttaaaataaaatgcatatatcaaAACCACTTGTTTCTAAATGCAAAATGAttgcttgaatttaaaatttttcaaattactataTAAACGAAAATGAGGgtatttgaaaattgcatttcaattattttccaaaataatttataaaacctgTGGAAAATTTGAGATTCGGTTTCATGCCCTATTCTTAAAgctattcttattaaattataaaaggttTTCCTTGGAGTCcctaaaattatcttaaaactctATTTCCAATCCCAAAACTATATTTTGAGTACTCTTcgatgtaatttttatttttatttttacttcagcaTGATGTTCATTTCTTCAATTTCCAATTCTGCTGAAGTTTAAGCATTCTCTTCAAAAGTGGCTTctgttaagaaattatttaaaactaatattaataaattataatattcatgagttaaaaatggaaaattatttacgaaatattgattatttatcaatgtaattttgaaatcttgaatGCCTGATTACTTATCGATGTTCTGGGTTTTAACCTATCAGTCAGGAAAAAATAcctaaattgtaaaattaatattcactTTTGTCTTAATATCTCGGTaggtaaaaattgattttgaatgtAAGGGCGGAAAAATTTACAcgacttaaaaattaaatactttatatataagaaataatcgCCTTCTTTAAGccaatagtaatatttttaatataagattacGCTTGGAAAAGATCACATGGTTTGAaacggaagggggggggggtgccagcttaaattagatttaaaatccGATCGTGTAACATCAGATCCTATGTACAAGATCCAATATACAATCTAAAGACGGTATTTAATTTCGCTAATGCCGGAAAGGACCTGTGggccattcaaaattttatttagactcTTCCTTTATTTATGGCTTCTCTCCGTCTCTTACTGTGAGTTTGTTCGGTCAGCATGGAGTTTATAGTAAAATTCCAAAGAGAAAATTACTTCTgctttgatattatattttggaGAATTAGCAGATTACCTAGTAAGGAACTGACTTGATGCAGAATTCAGTAATACGTAAATGGTGATAGTTGCATCAGTTCTTGCAGAAGATTAATGTAGGAAATCGGTAAATCGTGCCGATGTGCTTTAAATTCATATCCGTGACATCGGAGACTACAAATCACTGAAAGAGTACAAAATCGCCTGGTGATTCTGTATGTAAGCCTTTATTGCACTGGATACCTTGCAACTCAACGTAGTAAAAAACGGAAGTTAGAGCTAATGCATTAAATCTTTAGCCGAATGGCAGGCCGACCACTCTACTTTTTAATCGGAGCATCTTGGTATGCATGATAAGATTGTGCTTCTTTAGATTAATCAAGATTTGCAgttcttgcataaaaaaaatctatatcattGCATTGGACTACTGGAATGCTATCAGCAAGAGTGCCGACTAGCTCTTAATTTTAGCAGGTTTTGGTTTTTCGATTGCTTCTTGGGCCTTTGAATGCTTCACGATGCTCTCAAAATCCGATGGTATCTCTTTTGAATGCAGTCATATCGAAAATGATGTTGTAGAATGTAGCTGCTAATTTCTTGCTTTTATGAGAAAGGGAGTAGAGATGGCGACTTGGAGGCcatcatttgtaattttattttaaactcgtATTATACGGATAGTCATTTATTCGAGACAAATGGAAGTTAAAACCGATTGTGTTCTGTTTCACTATTGTATAATTTTTGAGACCAACTTAATCAAAAATCCATTAACCTCgccttttgaaattataatgcCAATTTACGTGATCACGTGCAATTCTTTCGCTTCAACCCACGAAGTTCTGAATAATGTGCCTGATGGTAATACCTTTTTGTAACTTCCATTCTCTCTGGAATGCTCAACTCTGCATACTTTTCtggataatttttctataaaaacctCCAACTTATAATGCACTGCTTATTTTGCATGCTGTAGTAGAGTATTGCGTTTCGCTTTAAAAGTGGGAAAAAATCgctaattttacaaattatggGCGTATAAATTATCTAGTGGGCTCAAAGGAGACATCTCATTTCATACCAAATGAAGAGGAAAATAAAcgtttatcaaaagaaaaaatcttcaagtCCTTGCCCCGTGTGTGTCTGTGGTCCTTGCCCCGTGTGTGTCTGTGGTCCTTGCCCCGTGTGTGTCTGTGGTCCTTGCCCCGTGTGTGTCTGTGGTCCTTGCCCCGTGTGTGTCTGTGGTCCTTGCCCCGTGTGTGTCTGTGGTCCTTGCCCCGTGTGTGTCTGTGGTCCTTGCCCCGTGTGTGTCTGTGGTCCTTGCCCCGTGTGTGTCTGTGGTCCTTGCCCCGTGTGTGTCTGTGGTCCTTGCCCCGTGTGTGTCTGTGGTCCTTGCCCCGTGTGTGTCTGTGGTCCTTGCCCCGTGTGTGTCTGTGGTCCTTGCCCCGTGTGTGTCTGTGGTCCTTGCCCCGTGTGTGTCTGTGGTCCTTGCCCCGTGTGTGTCTGTGGTCCTTGCCCCGTGTGTGTCTGTGGTCCTTGCCCCGTGTGTGTCTGTGGTCCTTGCCCCGTGTGTGTCTGTGGTCCTTGCCCCGTGTGTGTCTGTGGTCCTTGCCCCGTGTGTGTCTGTGGTCCTTGCCCCGTGTGTGTCTGTGGTCCTTGCCCCGTGTGGGTCTGTGGTCCTTGCCCCGTGTGGGTCTGTGGTCCTTGCCCCGTGTGGGTCTGTGGTCCTTGCCCCGTGTGGGTCTGTGGTCCTTGCCCCGTGTGGGTCTGTGGTCCTTGCCCCGTGTGGGTCTGTGGTCCTTGCCCCGTGTGGGTCTGTGGTCCTTGCCCCGTGTGGGTCTGTGGTCCTTGCCCCGTGTGGGTCTGTGGTCCTTGCCCCGTGTGGGTCTGTGGTCCTTGCCCCGTGTGTGTCTGTGGTCCCTGCCCCGTGTGTGTCTGTGGTCCCTGCCCCGTGTGTGTCTGTGGTCCTTGCCCCGTGTGTGTCTGTGGTCCCTGCCCCGTGTGTGTCTGTGGTCCCTGCCCCGTGTGTCTTTAAGTAAAAGTCAAGTTTTCTTCTGTTCAAAAACCTACTAATTAACTTTTCCGGAGAGTTAATTAGTAGGCTGAAGTTAGGAATACATGGTAATTAAAATGTCTGAGAATAGTTTTTTATCTTAACTTATTTACGATTGCTTATTCTATGAAGCATGCACAATGAGTTGCAGTTGTAGGTATTGTTATAAGTAGTGgctacttttcaaaattaatatgtacTCGAGGACCAATGCAGAGTTCAACATCCTGATGTAGACGGTAGTTTCAATAAGGTATTTCCTACACGTCCACTGTTTAGATTCGTGAAATGATGCGAAATGAATTCCGATTTATCTAGATTTGCATTATAGTTTTAAAGTGCGAAGTTAATGGGTTTTCGATTGGGTTGACATCAAGTTGTATATTATAAACGGAACACAAATCCAATTTTGCTCCCTTTTGTCTTGAATAAATGACTATTTAtagaatttggatttaaaaacctactatataaatattcttaaattcacCATCCTTCAATAATCGAATGTTACAAAGACATTAGCAGCTGCATTTTAGAAATCACTTTTATCTATGATTGCATTCATAATGGATTATCTCGTCGAATTCTGGGAACGTCGTGAACGTTGTCATAACTTCTGTTGCAGAATCGCGTGAATGAGACATTTTGAAAATGTAGGAGGAGACTCGGTACTCTTGCTGCCTCCATTCCAGTAGTCCATTGAAATGATAAGAGCTCTTTTCTTTGCAAGAATTGCAAAccaattaattctgaaaaagtaCCATTCTATCATGCATACCGAGCTTgttgtgaataataaaataagatggCCTGAAATTCGGCTTAAACTTGTATGCAGTTTTACCGAGTTTTTTACTACGttgtattgaattatattattggaAAATTCATCTCCCAATGCAGTAAATGTTTACGTATAgaatcaataaattattgaacTTTCAGTGATTTGTAGTGATTCTATAAATAAGTGTGACAACACGACTTTCTGAATTCATATATATAACTTTCTGAAGGAATTGCTGCAACTTTATTTGCGTATTATTTCAGTCAATAGGTAGTCGGTAGCCTAGGGGATAGATTGTAAATTCTTCGAATAGTAACATAAATCATAgcaaaagtaaattctttttgcTTCTCTTTggaattttactataaattctaTGCCTATGGAACAAGCTTTCTCCCAGTAAGGAATAGTGGAATCCGCGAAGAATTAGTCTATATCGGATTGCAGACGACTCGCAAGTCCAACTTTTTGGCATTAGCAAGATTGCTGTCAAGTGAGGATGGGAATTCAgatattgaaaaatggaaatagtAATTACGTAATATGAAGGTGACAGACTCCACGTATATTAATATCCCTCTGAATTTTTCATGCAATGCTGTAGATAATTCTTTTCGCTAATACTTATCTTTGTTGAGTTTAATTCAAGCATacgcaaaattattttagatatataaaatttgaatattccaaaaagatgatgcagaaaattttctaaatatggttcaaaattttatagaaatcaattGCAGAAAATCGAATCTATTCCTTAATAGATATTgtagttcaaatttaatttttcaataatgagaAATTTGAGGAATGTTTGTATTTTGAATGCTAAATTAGCTGCATTTTAATAGAATGACAGATTAACTAGGCTTCCCCAACTAGGTTTATAGATTAACTAGGCATCGCTTGGCCTATTTGGCTAAATAAGCTATAGATTTATAtcgaatcataaaaatattgtaaatataggTGAAAAAGTTATACATTAgggaaaattaaatatgaaatggatTGACATTGTTACGTTTTTGTTATCCAcaatttgatatttctaaatactttactttttttctatacttttacttttctttacttttacttttattaaaaaaataaaaggaaattctaCAAAAACCTTTCGAATCTTAGGATAATTCttaatttgagaaaattgcaAGGGTTATATGCATAAGTCTAGTAGTATggatttattatataatgttaaagTATTACAAGAATCTTCTATTGATGAATAGTAAGGATCAATTTTTACATTCCCAGGTCGTAAGAAGATATGTTAAATGCgagtttaaaatgcaaaaatcttgGTAGATGTATTCTTAtacgaaaaaaacaacaacccacAATTGGTCTTTCAGGGTGCAAAATTTTCGTAAATGGCAGAGGATTAGTTATAACGCTCCACAAATTTAACTGTTATCACGGCAATCTGTTTCGAACACTTTATAAATCAATCTATTagcaaaaggaaattttttcgCAAGAAAGTAGCTGATAGAAATCCCTCAAATATGACCACTTCAAATTTTGCTTAACAATTAAGTTTAACGCGGCTAAATCGatattatgaaaacatttagCAAACAGCAACACTTGAATATAGAGGGTGGATAGGTATTTTTTCAAcctcaattttgaataaaaccttAATGCTTCTAAAGATACACGAAGTTCCATTATCAATTGTAAGGCAATAAAATAGCTTCCAGTAATACTGTTAATAGGGAAAAAACAGTTTTCCAAGAAAATTTCGCAAATGCCTGGTAAGGATCTTTCTAAACAATGTTtgttataatattcaataaaaatgaaaattaatattgtttatcaTCCCATTAGTCTTTAgttatagatttaaaagtatttctaaaattataagaCATCGAAatcatttaaactaaaataattcacaaaagttAAGCGAGATTTATAAATGTTCACTTGTATGTGCAATCATTTCCCATCTATTTCGAACCAAAAACATGAACTTAAGTTTTTAATCAGTGGTATATTAGATTCCTAAATGGTATTCGACAGCAGTAGTTTCTAGTAAATTTCAGCCTTTAGCTATACTGAAAGCTGTAATGGTAAAGCAATTACAAGAATCTGAATTCGTTGCTATTTATTTCTAGTCTTATTAGCTGTCCTCCGAAAGAATTGATGAAAGTTAAACTGATTTGGGACAATTATTAAACGCCTTAAGGAATTAGGTTTTTGAGGGAAACGTTACActgctttttaaatgtttagcaggttaaatcacttaaaaatgataaagcaCAAGGAATAGTTTTCACCTATCGAGAAATTTTACTGGAGTTTGAATATTCTTGATGCTGAAGTAGGGCCTCAAAGAAAATATGGTATAAGTGAAATCATTTATATAGACTACGAATGCAAGCTATTCAGTGActtgctttgttttatttacatctGTATTTCCATTTTTCTTCCGTTAACTCTTTGCTATTAATCTTTCCAATTTAGTTATGAAACTGGGAGCCTTCTTAAATTATCGCCTATGAGTTCAATTATGCTTCCAGACTGATTACTGAATCTTATTAGggataaaagattattaatactTTAAGTCTTTCGTCACATTCTAACTATACAGGTGGAATCGGGGAATTTTAACAAGTGTAATTTCTGGAAAGTTCCTTTTTTTGATATCATAGTAATGCTTTTTTGCCTATCTATCAAAAATCTATCTACCTAAGCTATCAAAAATTGGCATTCTTTAAATGAAGAGAATGATACGACTGATCGAGCcgatattttaagtttttaattgaaattaattctagAGCTTGGTTTGTTTCCTTTCTCAAATCAAGTTTGAATCTTTTTACACCCTTCCAacttttctgtattttctttttaaccatAGCTATTAGGAATTTATCAGGtttgaaaaagtataattattactCAAATTTATCTCCAGAATTCAGCAAGGTCATTTTATTGAGTTGATACCAATTTTGAGTCCTTGTATTCTTCATATCATGattttgaatacattaaaattgTCTGAAACCTTAcgcttcaattttaaattatgttgttccttaataatttgtaacaaatttacATGATTATTGCTTAGTCTTGTAGAAAGaggaatttattcataaattatttatatgctgaTGGAACCGGAATTGACCTCATTTTTCAGaacataaaatcttatttgctAATTGTACAAAACTTGTTTACCTGAAAAAATGATggtattataaaattaagttgcTTTGCAGAATTTTAATTCAGTGATGTAAAaccaaatataaaactaaaatccTTTATACTTTTCATGGAAATTCAGTTACTGATTTCGAATGAGGggttttttatatgtaaatgtttAGATTTAGCGAAAGCCGTCACGACTAAGCTGAAAATTTGTTTATCTGCAAAATTTCCTCTTCCTCTTCTGTAGGTTTTGTAACAggatacagaacagaacgccgtctcataccctcatatccgtgaccattctggtcaatgaacggtttgatgggcatgttacgagaattttatttaagtaacaaaatatttacagtagaaaaacgaaagaaaaaaaaactatgtacagaatttacaagcGTGTAAGAAGTTATATTAAGTTGAaaccatttacaaaatttttcaacttagaaaaataatttgtaataataaacttagaaatataatgctgtgagataaaatgtgtaaaaatatacatatattctgtgtttacttatttttatgatatagtagatcaggatgcacttggaaaaaaatcagatggaaaacaATTTGGTAAATGGGAATGAAgagaatctctgtttgattgaaatgcaTGACAGGAGACTACGGTGCTTGTTTCCCCCcaagtcttttttggtatgagacttgatgttgagagaTATGGtggcaagaataggtctctattttcacttataaatttgattatattgtGGATTTTTTAGCCTTGAAAGGAAGTTGCGttcgactcttttcagccattcctgttcatggcttgatGATGGTTTTTCATATGTCAAGAGATTgtgaggatgcattccgtagcataatgaagtgcaccacaactgcactggtcactctcagacagattgaaccttttgaggtaggcaggaaaagggtcGTGTTCCGAGAGGAAAATGatatcctctctgatccagttagtgggatgaaggttgactgaaggcaagatattaaaaacttttctgctTGTTGCTCCATTGCTCCAATAcccttgccattcctcaagcatgtctttccagaagagggcttttatatgtgctttaggaagctttgtttgcaaataaaatttcccATTTCGCGTTGCCCATTGAAACTTTTGCTTTTTCATTGTCTATACTTCccacatgtgctttaacccatgagACCTTTTGTAACAGGATACAAAAATCCATGTGCTAATTAGAATAATGAATGCTATTTGTCacctgaaatgaaaataatgaatttttctaagtTACTCAAATTTAAAACTCAATGAAAATGAGCATTTTGCTCAATTTTCATGACAGCGTCACTACTTGCTTGCGGAAAAGCAAGTATTTGGTTTTTAATCTGGTATTGCAATCTATCATAAGGTCCTGGTTTCATGTTTgtcacagaaatatttaaaatttcatgtatatCAAATTGATACTTTAGACCAGCTAACGGTAAAACTGAATCTGCCGTATAGAAAATAAACTGCAATAAAAATCGAGTGAAGATATCATCAATGGGCACAGAAAatgaattatctaatttttttcacgGATGGTGAAAGTTTGAAATTTGCTTGgttgaggaatggcaaggatgCTTGGTTGAGGATGTCTGTAGTtagaaatgagaattttattaagaaatattggaAGGCTGAATTTTCATACCTTCATTGAACTGTTTGCGATTTATCCATGCATGCCAAGGACTTTGAATAGTCTTATTAAACAcgtaaataataatgtttctgtTTCGATATTTTGATAATTGATGCAAACAGTTTGATACAAAAACTAACAGAATACATAAACTTCTTAAGCTTCTTTTGGCATTTGAAAGTTGTTTCAAATAGTGTCGTCTAATTAGATGGAAGTGGTCAAATGTTAATATGGTTTTAATGTAACGTGACTAATTTTCTAGTATGTATTGGGAATTGCTGCATATTCGGAGGATTGTAATAGTTCAGGTTtcaatagttgattttttttaattaatattttataatatccgATTTAAATGTTCGATTTGAAACGATTCTTTTTTACAGTTGTAGGATGTAGATAATGGTTTTGGCAATTTTAATCTTGTTGAGAAATAAAATCAGTGAGGCAATATTAAAGTACCAATTCTATTCGGATTTGCGGTTTTGTAAAAACCACTCTATTGACATGCAAATTCTTCAGTCTGCAAAAGCCAGttacctaattaaaaaaaaaaaaaactggtgcaTTTTTCTCTTGGGTATTACGATATTTAAAGCGTTGCACAGTGGGACATTTTTGTGGTTAGCAAGGCTCAAACATGAGGggtatattaatttttgcaaatacgATATTGGTTTTCAATGTTAATCACGAGACCTTCATCCGTCTAAATCTTATGACATCGACGACGGAACCATTCATATTTTCTTTGACGTAATTTGGATGCAAGATTTCATCGAGATTTCTTGTTGCACGCTGTATTCTGATATGGAAAGATTCTGATATAGTGTCGTGCCCTTTTGTCAGTGTTTTTTCTTAGTCGTGCCCTTTTGTCCATTCATCCACAAGAGAGGCAGAATCCTTATGTCTTTTCCTTTTGGTTATCCTAATTCTAAATGATTCTTGATTAAAAAGTTAAACCTCAGGCCAGGCTTTCCGCTGAGCCAGTGGTATCCAATTCTATCGATATATTTAGTGGCACTATCTGGGCAAAGTTTTTATGAATGCATGGAATCCTTCTGGTACATATTTTGAGCGTATTTACTgcaatatatattctgttttgcATGCCCAGTCATAttaaaatactgtaatatagctgTTGAAGAATGCATTCCGAACTAGTTGGCATATCACCCAGCCTTTTAGGCAGTTGCAatgtatcaaaatgaaattaatcccatgttatattaagatttatgataaatattgcgAAGATGATGAAATAAGTTATACATATATAAGCTGTGTAAATGTTTATGTATCTTGgtaaatttctatatattgtaattttattgcatctatatttttctctcaaaatttggtAATCGTATTCTGATATTTTGCCTATGTATATTTCATGCAGTAAGTCTATTATCTACTTATAATTTATGAACGCGGTAAGAGATTCTGGTGCTTTCCGCAAAATTGTTTTCTATCGAACATGTTGTGCATCATTTTATCAGCTTTCGTCCTTGTATGgtaattaaaattcttgtatttttttttttaaagtttgagaaattgtaatttatatatttcatcgcattttttcatttaaatttgttttattacaatttaaaaataagttcgatttttgtcttaaaattgtgaaaaactgaagatttttattcaatatggACTTGCTATTTGATAATTAAGAtgtagctcatttttttttcttcaaatatttaatcaatttgttTTGATACATTTCTCCTTaacattttagttttactttgaaTTTGTTCGCTTTTGTTATATGAATAATTGCATTTTCTACTCGCTGTAAACAACTTTCTGCATTTCAGAATATTATGCCATTGTATTccgaattaaatttactttacaaTGTTATACATACTGTGTTCATATTCTTCAACAGAAGAAAcgtatgtttttgaaataataatcaaagttGATTTTAAGTTTGTAAAAACTGAAcataacaaaattgtaaaatttaatgcatgtatTTCACGTTTTCTAATAAATGTTGAAAGATGCTGTTCTTGAAGTGTCACTTTTagttttcgttttaatttttatttctaatcagtgttaaagtttattatataattgtgcaaattttgtGTGCATGCATTCATTcaattcttaattgttaattgaaCTAAATTCTCAATTGTTTAATGaactaatctttttaaaaaatttagtttttcaattttaataagcaatatcttaaattcttttgaattttaaaaaatagacatatgtttgaaattattgaatcAGTTACAGCTGGCTACTGAAaccttatttttagtttattatctcGGGTTCCTcggttcaaaattagaaatcgtATTAAATAGAATTATCCATCAGAGAATGGAACATCTTCAGGTTGATGTGGTGGAGAAGTTGGATTGTACTCGTCTTTAATGCGCCTTCTAACGCTCTCATTTGACCATAGTTTAAATTTGTCAAACACTGATCCTTCTGTTACTTGTAAAAATGTAATGGtacacaaaaaaatatcaaattttgtcgATGTGacgtagttaaaaaaaattaaacttcttgGTACATTTGACAACAAAGACTTATAACTGCTTTGCTGTAATAAATTACGTATACCgaatttaattcaacaaaacattcaattttattgtctttaaaaatttgataactttgTTCGTCAATTAACTTATGTACTATGTcacatcacaaaataaaatttgttacaaaattaaaattcataaaaattgtaaggAATTCtgaaatgcatacaaaatttcaaagtagaaaataatgttttctataaCATCTTTCTGTTAAATTACCAAATGAAAGAATCATTTAAAGAAAT
The Argiope bruennichi chromosome 6, qqArgBrue1.1, whole genome shotgun sequence DNA segment above includes these coding regions:
- the LOC129971758 gene encoding serine/threonine-protein phosphatase 1 regulatory subunit 10-like; its protein translation is MRAEKILVQSGASQFLLDGSRSFQRYLIRIHVAKRSPSLSSRFGITGSAPEQHPIQQDIEKKHPKLINREEVFHRCSDEPHLTLATFGSWSLAEIPSIVLDKEYIETLNLRERHTGQGPQTHTGQGPQTHTGQGPQTHTGQGPQTHTGQGPQTHTGQGPQTHTGQGPQTHTGQGPQTHTGQGPQTHTGQGPQTHTGQGPQTHTGQGPQTHTGQGPQTHTGQGPQTHTGQGPQTHTGQGPQTHTGQGPQTHTGQGPQTHTGQGPQTHTGQGPQTHTGQGPQTHTGQGPQTHTGQGPQTHTGQGPQTHTGQGPQTHTGQGPQTHTGQGPQTHTGQGPQTHTGQGPQTHTGQGPQTHTGQGPQTHTGQGPQTHTGQGPQTHTGQGPQTHTGQGPQTHTGQGPQTHTGQGPQTHTGQGLEDFFF